A genomic stretch from Rhodobacterales bacterium HKCCA1288 includes:
- a CDS encoding magnesium chelatase subunit D gives MTSAQDRWASFNLAIALFAIDPAPLGGIWLRARVGPVRDRIIQALNKALETDFFPRVHPNISDEALFGGLDLSATLATGRPIQTEGLLNKGGTVILTMAERAESALLARLAGALDAETGLSIIALDEAAEESEGLGHSLSDRLALHLQLDAIPQSAAQEMEFDSAALTEARARLPHVRHAPDDYRDLCLVAEALGVTSLRAVQHALRLARHSAALMGADQVEQADLQLAVELALVPRATQIPEPAPPEQAPPPQPQEPEAQENPSDPEDPQKEGEDLPPFEALIEAAKAMLPPDLLARLAAQRAARQSQGSSGTGNRKKGNHRGRPVASRSGELGGGARIDLMATLRSAAPWQGLRAQTTAPKPRGLHIRKSDIRVKQFEQSSDRVIIFVVDASGSSAMSRMAEAKGAIELMLAEAYARRDHVALVAFRGAGADILLNPTRSLVQTKRRLQDLPGGGGTPLAAGLKSALDLAVLTSGKGMTPSIAVLTDGRANVSLDGSANRAQAGEDAQNMAKALRGRGVPAIVIDTGQRPTRGLDDLAKVMGAAYVPLPRADAKSLSAAVEAALPSA, from the coding sequence ATGACATCAGCACAGGACAGATGGGCCAGTTTCAATCTGGCCATCGCCCTGTTTGCGATTGATCCCGCACCCCTTGGGGGTATTTGGCTTCGGGCCCGCGTTGGCCCCGTTCGGGATCGGATTATTCAGGCTCTAAACAAGGCGTTAGAAACTGATTTTTTTCCGCGCGTTCACCCAAATATCAGTGATGAGGCCCTGTTTGGCGGGTTAGACCTAAGCGCAACCTTGGCAACTGGGCGCCCTATTCAAACAGAGGGACTTCTCAACAAGGGCGGCACAGTGATCCTGACAATGGCCGAACGTGCCGAATCCGCGCTTTTGGCACGATTGGCGGGGGCGTTGGACGCTGAGACAGGCTTGTCGATTATTGCCCTCGATGAAGCCGCCGAAGAAAGCGAAGGGTTGGGGCATAGCCTCAGTGATCGCCTCGCGCTGCATCTGCAGCTTGATGCTATTCCACAATCGGCGGCGCAGGAAATGGAATTTGACAGCGCAGCTTTGACCGAGGCGCGTGCGCGCTTACCCCATGTGCGACATGCGCCTGACGACTATCGTGATCTGTGCTTGGTGGCTGAGGCGCTTGGCGTCACATCCTTGCGCGCCGTTCAGCACGCGCTGCGCCTTGCCCGCCATTCAGCGGCCTTGATGGGGGCGGATCAGGTCGAACAGGCGGATTTGCAACTGGCTGTGGAATTGGCCCTTGTCCCACGCGCCACGCAAATCCCAGAACCAGCCCCGCCTGAACAAGCGCCCCCACCACAACCACAAGAACCAGAGGCGCAAGAAAACCCGTCCGATCCCGAAGATCCGCAAAAGGAGGGGGAGGATCTTCCCCCTTTCGAGGCGTTGATCGAGGCAGCAAAGGCCATGCTTCCGCCCGACCTCTTGGCACGATTGGCAGCACAGCGCGCCGCACGGCAAAGCCAGGGCAGCTCAGGAACGGGAAACCGCAAGAAGGGCAATCATCGTGGCCGCCCCGTTGCCTCGCGCAGTGGCGAATTGGGGGGCGGCGCGCGGATTGATTTAATGGCAACCTTGCGCTCCGCTGCCCCATGGCAAGGGCTGCGCGCCCAGACGACAGCGCCCAAGCCGCGCGGCCTGCATATCCGCAAAAGTGACATCCGCGTAAAGCAGTTTGAACAAAGCTCTGACAGGGTGATTATCTTTGTGGTGGATGCGTCTGGCTCTAGCGCGATGTCCCGCATGGCCGAGGCCAAGGGGGCGATTGAGTTGATGCTGGCAGAGGCCTATGCGCGGCGCGATCATGTGGCCTTGGTTGCGTTTCGCGGCGCAGGGGCGGATATTTTGCTAAACCCCACGCGATCCCTCGTGCAGACCAAACGCCGCTTGCAAGACTTACCAGGTGGCGGGGGCACACCGCTTGCCGCAGGGCTGAAATCGGCTCTTGATCTGGCGGTTCTCACAAGTGGAAAGGGAATGACGCCGTCCATCGCGGTTCTGACGGATGGGCGCGCGAATGTCAGTCTGGATGGCAGCGCAAACCGCGCGCAAGCGGGCGAAGATGCGCAGAATATGGCAAAGGCCCTGCGCGGTCGCGGTGTTCCCGCGATTGTCATCGACACGGGGCAACGCCCAACGCGAGGGCTGGATGATCTGGCCAAGGTAATGGGCGCGGCTTACGTGCCGCTTCCGCGCGCAGATGCCAAATCCCTCAGCGCCGCTGTCGAGGCGGCATTGCCAAGCGCATGA
- a CDS encoding DUF3623 domain-containing protein, translating into MHNPWVAALVALFLWWFSTGAILLVVRRADQAGRQARIWAVLMNLPFLILGAVGFLESRYDESLAGVYVAFLSAIALWGWIELAFLTGVITGPNRNRLRDGVPEWERFIRAWGTIAYHELLLVFMMVTMILFSLDAVNPFGMWTFAILFFARISAKLNLYLGVRKINVEFIPEPLNHLPSHFRTARMNWLFPLSITGLSFAAACWMERIWSAQTMSQEIGFALLAALTMLALLEHWFMVLPLPDERLWRWMLPSRQSNGQDGPQIAILQNEDVR; encoded by the coding sequence CTGCATAATCCTTGGGTGGCGGCCTTGGTCGCCTTGTTCCTGTGGTGGTTTTCCACAGGGGCAATCCTTTTGGTTGTGCGGCGCGCAGATCAGGCAGGTCGTCAGGCCCGAATTTGGGCCGTTTTGATGAACCTGCCCTTTTTGATCTTGGGTGCGGTTGGGTTTTTGGAATCCCGCTATGACGAGAGCCTAGCAGGGGTTTATGTGGCGTTTTTATCTGCCATTGCGCTTTGGGGTTGGATTGAGCTTGCCTTTTTGACGGGTGTCATCACAGGCCCCAATCGCAACCGTCTGAGGGATGGGGTTCCTGAGTGGGAACGCTTTATCCGCGCATGGGGCACCATTGCTTATCATGAACTTCTGTTGGTGTTCATGATGGTGACGATGATCCTGTTTAGCCTTGATGCGGTGAACCCCTTTGGGATGTGGACATTCGCCATTCTGTTTTTCGCGCGGATCAGCGCCAAGCTGAACCTTTATCTTGGGGTGCGAAAAATCAATGTGGAATTCATTCCCGAACCCCTGAACCATTTGCCAAGTCACTTTCGCACCGCGCGGATGAATTGGCTGTTTCCGCTCTCGATCACGGGCCTCAGCTTTGCCGCTGCCTGTTGGATGGAGCGGATTTGGAGCGCGCAAACCATGTCGCAAGAGATTGGTTTCGCTTTATTGGCAGCCCTGACCATGCTCGCTTTGTTGGAGCATTGGTTCATGGTTCTGCCCCTTCCCGATGAACGGCTGTGGCGGTGGATGCTTCCGTCTCGCCAAAGCAATGGCCAAGACGGCCCCCAGATCGCCATTTTGCAAAATGAGGACGTGCGATGA
- a CDS encoding spheroidene monooxygenase: MQSVTLSLFRFGTVSARMWAFAQMATARFALRREAGIGFFKLLGSGTGEGFTPIPNVSVYAILATWPDHVTAQSLIAKSPTFRRYRAHAVEDCTLYLTPSTARGEWDGQAPFVTESEPTNGPIAALTRATVKPLNALRFWRRVPDISQVIGDDPNVLFKIGVGEVPLLHQVTFSIWPDTQTMARFARHDGPHARAIKAVRDGAWFKEELYARFALKNIEGTWEGGCPLQSRIPTYERPII; encoded by the coding sequence ATGCAATCTGTAACGCTAAGCTTATTTCGATTTGGAACCGTCTCCGCACGGATGTGGGCCTTTGCCCAAATGGCAACAGCACGATTCGCCTTGCGCCGTGAGGCGGGGATCGGGTTTTTCAAATTGCTTGGCTCAGGCACGGGTGAGGGATTTACGCCCATTCCGAATGTTTCGGTTTATGCCATCCTTGCCACTTGGCCCGACCATGTGACCGCACAATCGCTGATTGCAAAAAGTCCAACCTTCCGCCGCTATCGCGCACATGCAGTCGAAGATTGCACCCTGTATCTCACCCCCAGCACAGCGCGGGGGGAATGGGATGGGCAAGCGCCGTTTGTGACCGAGTCAGAGCCAACAAACGGCCCGATTGCGGCGCTGACCCGCGCCACAGTAAAACCCCTAAATGCGCTGCGCTTCTGGCGGCGCGTCCCTGATATTTCGCAGGTCATTGGCGATGATCCTAACGTTCTGTTCAAGATCGGCGTTGGCGAAGTGCCTCTCCTGCATCAGGTCACGTTTTCAATTTGGCCAGACACGCAAACCATGGCGCGTTTTGCACGCCATGACGGCCCGCATGCCCGCGCCATAAAAGCCGTGCGCGATGGCGCATGGTTCAAAGAAGAACTCTACGCCCGCTTTGCCCTAAAAAATATAGAAGGCACGTGGGAGGGCGGCTGCCCCCTGCAATCCCGTATCCCGACCTATGAAAGGCCCATTATATGA
- the acsF gene encoding magnesium-protoporphyrin IX monomethyl ester (oxidative) cyclase encodes MNVQAKHSADATTVEDALAARNYEQAVVDSESATALAMQNTLLTPRFYTTNFDELDAIDVSSVRSDWDQLIDQMKSDPNKGHFKKNEDWDHIDWDGMEPKLKKEFIDFLVSSCTAEFSGCVLYKEMKRRGSNEDITTLFQLMARDEARHAGFINDALREAGIAVNLGFLTQAKKYTYFQPKFIYYATYLSEKIGYARYITIFRHLEAHPEHRFHPIFKWFKEWCNDEFSHGEAFALLMKTDPKLTRGVNVLWIKFFLTAVFATMYVRDHQRPAFHEALGVDTDWYGHEVFRKTSDISKQIFPITLDIDHPRWQKGLTALQAANADLADAKAHGKFFKRIGASIRAGLAFVALYTIPAKSHAVPVSTRMEPVY; translated from the coding sequence CGCAACCGCGCTTGCGATGCAAAACACGCTTTTGACCCCGCGGTTTTACACGACCAATTTTGACGAATTGGATGCGATTGATGTTTCATCAGTCCGCAGCGATTGGGATCAGCTGATTGATCAAATGAAATCCGACCCCAATAAGGGCCATTTCAAGAAAAACGAAGATTGGGATCACATCGATTGGGATGGGATGGAGCCAAAGCTGAAAAAGGAATTCATTGATTTCCTTGTTTCCTCCTGCACGGCCGAATTCTCGGGCTGTGTTCTCTACAAAGAAATGAAACGGCGCGGCAGCAATGAGGACATCACCACATTGTTCCAGTTGATGGCCCGTGATGAAGCCCGCCATGCAGGTTTTATCAATGACGCGCTGCGGGAAGCGGGGATTGCGGTGAATTTGGGCTTTCTGACGCAAGCCAAGAAATACACCTATTTCCAGCCAAAATTCATCTATTACGCCACATATCTGTCCGAAAAGATCGGCTATGCGCGTTATATCACCATCTTCCGCCATCTTGAGGCGCATCCTGAACATCGGTTCCATCCGATTTTCAAATGGTTCAAGGAATGGTGCAATGATGAGTTCAGCCATGGCGAGGCATTCGCGCTGTTGATGAAGACTGACCCCAAGTTGACGCGTGGCGTGAATGTTTTGTGGATCAAATTCTTCCTCACGGCCGTGTTCGCAACGATGTATGTGCGCGACCACCAACGCCCCGCTTTTCACGAGGCTTTGGGTGTAGATACCGATTGGTATGGCCACGAAGTGTTCCGCAAAACCAGTGACATCTCAAAGCAGATTTTCCCAATCACTTTGGACATTGATCATCCCCGTTGGCAGAAAGGTCTGACGGCCTTGCAAGCCGCCAATGCGGATTTGGCCGATGCCAAGGCGCATGGCAAATTCTTCAAGCGAATTGGCGCCAGCATTCGTGCGGGTCTGGCCTTTGTGGCGCTGTATACGATCCCTGCCAAATCTCATGCCGTGCCTGTGAGCACGCGGATGGAGCCTGTCTATTGA
- the bchI gene encoding magnesium chelatase ATPase subunit I: protein MSHTFPFSAIVGQDAMKQAMLLTAIDAGIGGVLVFGDRGTGKSTAVRGLAALLPPITAIKGCPVNSATEADIPDWANVADREVVEKPTPVVDLPLGATEDRVVGALDIEKALAKGEKAFEAGLLARANRGYLYIDEVNLLEDHLVDLLLDVAQSGENLVEREGLSIRHPARFVLVGSGNPEEGELRPQLLDRFGLSVEVKSPKDIDTRIEVIKRRDAFDQDRAKFVKSWAKSDEAIRKSITAARKRLPKIRTSDAILKDCAALCLELGSDGLRGELTLLRAARAQAAFEGSSEITRAHLRAVAPMALSHRLRRDPLDEAGSTTRVMRTVEAVLP, encoded by the coding sequence ATGAGCCATACTTTTCCTTTTTCTGCCATCGTAGGCCAAGATGCGATGAAACAAGCCATGCTTTTGACCGCTATTGATGCGGGCATTGGCGGCGTTTTGGTTTTCGGGGATCGCGGCACGGGGAAATCAACCGCCGTGCGAGGCTTGGCCGCTTTGCTGCCACCGATTACGGCGATAAAGGGCTGCCCTGTGAATTCTGCCACTGAGGCAGACATACCTGATTGGGCCAATGTTGCGGATCGCGAAGTGGTCGAAAAACCCACACCCGTGGTCGACCTGCCACTTGGCGCAACAGAGGATCGCGTGGTCGGGGCCTTGGATATCGAAAAGGCGCTCGCCAAGGGTGAAAAGGCCTTTGAAGCAGGCCTTCTTGCGCGGGCCAATCGTGGCTATCTCTATATTGACGAGGTCAACCTGCTCGAGGATCACTTGGTCGATCTTTTGTTGGATGTGGCGCAGTCTGGCGAAAATCTGGTCGAGCGGGAGGGTCTCTCAATCCGCCACCCTGCACGATTTGTTTTGGTGGGTTCGGGCAACCCAGAAGAAGGCGAATTGCGGCCCCAACTTTTGGATCGTTTCGGCCTTTCCGTTGAAGTGAAAAGCCCAAAGGATATCGACACACGCATTGAGGTCATCAAGCGCCGCGATGCCTTTGACCAAGACCGTGCGAAATTTGTGAAATCCTGGGCCAAATCGGATGAGGCTATCCGCAAATCCATCACTGCCGCGCGCAAACGCCTGCCAAAAATCCGCACAAGCGATGCGATCTTGAAGGATTGCGCCGCCCTGTGCCTTGAACTTGGATCAGACGGGTTGCGCGGCGAATTAACCCTGTTACGCGCCGCCCGCGCGCAAGCCGCGTTCGAGGGATCCTCCGAAATCACACGCGCGCATTTGCGGGCCGTTGCACCCATGGCGCTGTCACACCGCTTGCGCCGCGACCCGTTAGATGAGGCAGGCTCAACCACGCGCGTGATGCGCACAGTTGAGGCTGTGCTGCCATGA
- the hemA gene encoding 5-aminolevulinate synthase, which translates to MNFDKLFQSQLDTLKQEGNYRVFAELQRKCGDFPRVQNHGEGQEEVTVWCSNDYLGMGQHPDVIKAMIDTVEACGTGAGGTRNISGNAYHHKLLEAELADLHGKEAALLFTSGYVSNWAALSTLGSRLPNAVILSDALNHASMIEGIRHARCEKRVWKHNDVADLDRQLAELPANATKIVAFESVYSMDGDIAPIREIVEVAEKHGAMTYIDEVHAVGMYGPRGGGVAEREGLMDRITLIEGTLGKAYGVVGGYITGSHALVDFIRSFASGFIFTTALPPAVAAAARASIHHLKNSSYERDMQQRQVARLRARLDAEGIPHVHNDSHIIPVMVKDPVKCKMLSDILMEQFGIYVQPINYPTVPKGTERLRFTPGPLHTDEDIEYLVLALKTLWKQCAVSHAVA; encoded by the coding sequence ATGAATTTTGACAAACTCTTTCAGAGCCAGTTGGACACCCTGAAACAAGAGGGCAATTATCGCGTCTTCGCAGAATTGCAGCGCAAATGTGGAGATTTCCCCCGTGTCCAAAATCACGGCGAAGGTCAAGAAGAAGTCACTGTTTGGTGCTCAAATGACTATTTGGGCATGGGCCAGCACCCCGATGTGATCAAGGCAATGATCGACACAGTCGAGGCCTGCGGCACAGGTGCAGGCGGCACGCGCAATATCTCGGGCAATGCCTATCACCACAAATTGCTCGAGGCGGAATTGGCTGACCTGCACGGTAAGGAAGCGGCCCTTCTGTTCACTTCGGGCTATGTTTCAAATTGGGCCGCCCTGTCGACTTTGGGCAGCCGTCTTCCGAATGCGGTGATTTTGTCGGATGCGTTGAATCACGCCTCTATGATTGAGGGCATCCGTCATGCACGATGCGAAAAGCGGGTTTGGAAGCACAACGATGTCGCTGATTTGGATCGGCAATTGGCAGAATTGCCCGCCAATGCGACCAAGATTGTCGCGTTTGAATCGGTCTATTCGATGGATGGTGACATTGCGCCGATCCGCGAGATCGTTGAAGTGGCCGAAAAGCACGGCGCGATGACCTATATTGACGAGGTTCACGCGGTCGGCATGTATGGCCCGCGCGGCGGCGGTGTCGCTGAGCGCGAAGGGCTGATGGATCGCATCACCCTGATCGAAGGCACGCTTGGCAAGGCCTATGGTGTGGTCGGTGGCTATATCACGGGCAGCCATGCATTGGTGGATTTCATCCGCAGCTTTGCCAGCGGGTTTATCTTTACAACGGCGCTGCCCCCTGCCGTTGCGGCGGCCGCGCGCGCCTCGATTCATCATCTGAAAAACTCAAGCTATGAGCGCGACATGCAGCAACGCCAAGTTGCTCGTTTGCGCGCCCGTCTTGATGCCGAAGGCATCCCGCATGTCCACAATGACAGCCACATCATTCCTGTGATGGTGAAAGACCCCGTGAAATGCAAAATGCTGTCGGATATTCTGATGGAACAATTCGGCATTTATGTGCAGCCAATCAATTATCCTACAGTTCCCAAAGGCACCGAGCGCCTGCGCTTTACCCCTGGCCCTTTGCACACGGATGAGGACATCGAATATCTCGTTTTGGCCCTGAAAACACTCTGGAAACAATGCGCTGTTTCGCATGCAGTCGCGTAG
- a CDS encoding c-type cytochrome, whose amino-acid sequence MKKSAIIAAVAGLCAATSAFADGHGASGDAAAGERVFNQCVACHVVANDAGETLAGRNGRTGPNLYGVAGRPAASIEDFRYSPSITAAGEAGVVWTEEAFVAYVQDPTAFLREATGDNRARSAMAFRVRGEEDAKNVYAYLASLAAQ is encoded by the coding sequence ATGAAAAAATCTGCAATCATCGCAGCAGTCGCAGGACTATGCGCTGCAACGTCCGCCTTCGCGGATGGCCATGGCGCATCGGGTGATGCGGCTGCAGGTGAGCGTGTCTTCAATCAATGTGTCGCCTGCCACGTGGTGGCAAACGATGCAGGTGAAACTCTGGCAGGCCGCAATGGCCGCACAGGCCCAAATCTTTACGGCGTTGCAGGTCGTCCTGCGGCTTCGATCGAAGATTTCCGTTATTCTCCATCTATCACCGCCGCAGGTGAAGCAGGGGTTGTTTGGACGGAAGAGGCGTTTGTGGCCTATGTGCAAGACCCGACCGCCTTTTTGAGAGAAGCAACCGGTGACAACCGCGCACGCAGCGCTATGGCGTTCCGTGTCCGTGGTGAAGAAGACGCGAAAAACGTCTATGCATATCTTGCAAGCCTTGCGGCGCAGTAA
- a CDS encoding phytoene desaturase: MDDHRVHSDPRSGFAPNAGDARPHAIVIGAGLGGLASAMRLGAKGYRVTVIDKLDMAGGRGSALYQNGHRFDLGPTIVTVPQVFRELWAACGRDFDQDVDLRPIEPFYEIRWPDGSHFTASQNTDAMRAEVARLSPQDAKGYERFLQDSAARYWFGFEDLGRRSMHKLWDLIKVLPKFGMLRADRSVYAHAAKRFKDERLRMAFSFHPLFIGGDPFNVTSMYILVSHLEKEFGVHYAMGGVAAIAKAMARVVQDQGGALRFHHVVDEIIFQDNRATGVRLATGEAVAADIVVSNADAGHTYKHLMRNRPRRRWTDGKLTRARWSMGLFVWYFGTRGTRNKWADVGHHTILNGPRYRGLVKDIFIKGKLSEDMSLYVHRPSVTDPSCAPEGDDTFYALSPVPHLGFDDPVDWAKMGEAYRQKVQQVLEDQLLPDLGTHLSASEVLTPADFESRYLSPNGSGFSIEPRILQSAYFRPHNVSEEAEGLYLVGAGTHPGAGLPGVISSAEVLAKLVPDAVSVSSGHEIKMAAE; the protein is encoded by the coding sequence ATGGATGACCACCGAGTGCATAGCGATCCTCGATCAGGCTTTGCCCCAAATGCGGGCGATGCTCGCCCCCATGCGATTGTGATTGGGGCGGGGTTGGGGGGATTGGCCTCGGCCATGCGGTTGGGGGCGAAGGGTTATCGCGTCACGGTCATTGATAAATTGGATATGGCGGGGGGGCGTGGTTCTGCGCTCTACCAGAACGGGCATCGCTTTGACCTCGGCCCGACCATTGTCACCGTGCCACAAGTGTTTCGGGAATTATGGGCGGCTTGCGGGCGCGATTTCGATCAGGATGTTGATCTGCGCCCGATTGAGCCATTTTACGAAATCCGTTGGCCAGACGGATCACATTTTACCGCCAGTCAAAACACCGATGCGATGCGCGCCGAAGTGGCGCGCCTATCGCCACAAGATGCCAAGGGCTATGAGCGGTTCTTGCAGGACAGCGCCGCGCGCTATTGGTTTGGGTTCGAAGATCTCGGTCGCCGTTCCATGCACAAGCTGTGGGATTTGATCAAGGTTTTGCCAAAATTCGGCATGCTGCGTGCGGATCGCTCGGTTTATGCGCATGCGGCAAAGCGGTTTAAGGATGAACGACTGCGGATGGCGTTTAGTTTTCATCCGCTCTTTATCGGGGGGGATCCGTTTAACGTGACCTCGATGTATATCTTGGTCAGCCATCTCGAAAAAGAATTCGGTGTCCATTATGCGATGGGCGGTGTCGCCGCGATTGCCAAGGCCATGGCCCGCGTTGTTCAGGACCAAGGCGGCGCGCTTCGCTTTCATCACGTTGTGGATGAAATCATCTTTCAGGATAACCGCGCCACAGGTGTGCGCCTTGCCACGGGCGAGGCTGTTGCGGCGGATATTGTCGTCTCAAACGCGGATGCGGGCCATACCTATAAGCATTTGATGCGCAATCGCCCCCGCCGCCGTTGGACGGATGGAAAATTAACCCGCGCGCGTTGGTCGATGGGTCTTTTTGTGTGGTATTTCGGAACACGCGGCACGCGCAACAAATGGGCGGATGTGGGTCATCATACGATCCTCAACGGCCCGCGGTATCGTGGTTTGGTCAAAGATATCTTTATCAAAGGCAAACTTAGCGAAGATATGAGCCTTTATGTTCATCGCCCCTCGGTGACTGACCCAAGCTGCGCGCCAGAGGGGGATGATACGTTCTACGCCCTTTCACCTGTGCCGCATCTGGGGTTTGATGATCCTGTGGATTGGGCCAAGATGGGCGAAGCCTATCGCCAAAAAGTGCAGCAGGTTTTGGAAGATCAACTATTGCCTGATTTGGGCACGCATCTTTCCGCCTCCGAGGTGCTGACCCCCGCAGATTTTGAAAGTCGCTATCTTTCCCCCAACGGGTCTGGCTTCTCAATCGAGCCGCGTATCCTGCAAAGCGCCTATTTTCGTCCCCATAACGTGTCGGAGGAGGCGGAAGGTCTCTATCTCGTTGGGGCAGGCACGCATCCTGGGGCGGGTTTGCCTGGGGTCATTTCATCGGCTGAAGTGTTGGCAAAACTGGTGCCAGATGCGGTCTCCGTTTCATCTGGCCATGAGATAAAGATGGCCGCAGAATGA
- a CDS encoding alpha/beta fold hydrolase, translating to MSGLADIPSNWPWRAHSQIIASHPHRWHVQIMGTGPDLVLIHGAGASTHSWRAMMPLLAQTHRVIAFDLPGQGFSRAGTRSRSSLSLMAQDVLRLLQGQGITPEVIIGHSAGAAIALQLMLLAPDTAQGVVAINGALENFSGAAGWLFPIMAKMMAMNPLTGLFLGSGMSDRRLIAILQTTGSEPDAETLGHYRELMRRRAHIEATLAMMAQWDLEALHRSLPQITAPILFLHGAKDQAVALEVAKRAQGMVPQGTMKVISDAGHLLPESHPAEAVAAIADFVQSHRKK from the coding sequence ATGAGCGGGCTTGCGGATATTCCAAGCAACTGGCCATGGCGCGCCCATAGCCAAATCATCGCATCCCATCCCCATCGGTGGCATGTGCAGATTATGGGCACAGGCCCTGATCTGGTTTTGATCCATGGCGCAGGCGCATCTACGCATTCTTGGCGGGCCATGATGCCACTATTGGCACAAACTCATCGCGTCATTGCCTTTGATCTGCCAGGTCAGGGCTTTAGCCGTGCTGGCACCCGCAGTCGGTCATCCCTGTCCTTGATGGCGCAAGACGTTTTGCGGCTGCTGCAGGGCCAAGGCATCACGCCCGAGGTGATTATTGGCCATTCTGCGGGGGCCGCGATTGCCTTGCAGCTGATGCTGCTTGCGCCTGATACTGCGCAAGGGGTCGTGGCGATCAACGGGGCGCTTGAGAATTTCTCTGGCGCTGCGGGTTGGCTCTTTCCGATCATGGCAAAAATGATGGCGATGAACCCGCTGACGGGGCTTTTCTTAGGCTCGGGGATGAGTGACCGCAGGCTGATTGCCATTTTGCAAACAACAGGCTCAGAACCTGACGCAGAAACCTTGGGCCATTATCGCGAATTGATGCGCAGGCGCGCGCATATCGAAGCAACTTTAGCAATGATGGCGCAGTGGGATTTAGAGGCGCTGCACCGCAGCCTTCCCCAGATCACAGCGCCAATCCTGTTCTTGCATGGCGCTAAGGATCAAGCAGTTGCACTAGAGGTCGCCAAACGCGCCCAAGGGATGGTGCCACAGGGCACCATGAAGGTGATTTCAGATGCAGGGCATCTTTTGCCTGAATCACATCCCGCCGAGGCGGTTGCTGCGATCGCGGACTTCGTCCAATCGCATCGAAAAAAATGA
- a CDS encoding phytoene/squalene synthase family protein, which produces MIDDQDLAYCRAAIAEGSHSFDIASRILPRRVRDPALALYAFCRISDDAVDFSQNKAHAVLDLSNRLDRIYCGRPVDCPADRAFAAVVQDFEMPRALPEALLEGLAWDATERRYNTLSDLRGYSARVASAVGAMMCVLMGVRSGDALARACDLGVAMQLTNIARDVGEDARAGRVYLPLDWLEEEGVNLDRFLADPRISPALRRINRRLLAEARRLYERSEAGVSQLPLISRAGILAARHCYDAIGGAVARRGYDGVTQRAFTTARQKFGLLSYSAIQATIITLAPRSPMLYAPPLEETRFLVDAAAKRQPDRAGWSDQVISVLAQLEAQDRGRILEPNP; this is translated from the coding sequence ATGATTGACGATCAGGATCTTGCCTATTGCCGCGCGGCAATTGCCGAAGGGTCACATTCCTTCGATATTGCATCGCGTATCTTGCCGCGCAGAGTGCGCGATCCTGCGCTGGCACTTTATGCATTCTGTCGTATTTCCGATGATGCAGTGGATTTCAGCCAGAACAAGGCACATGCCGTTCTTGATCTTAGTAATCGGTTGGATCGTATCTATTGCGGGCGGCCTGTCGACTGTCCCGCTGATCGCGCCTTTGCTGCGGTGGTGCAGGATTTCGAAATGCCCCGCGCCTTGCCCGAAGCCCTGCTTGAGGGCCTCGCATGGGATGCGACCGAGCGGCGCTATAACACCTTGTCAGATTTGCGTGGTTACTCGGCACGGGTTGCCTCGGCTGTCGGGGCGATGATGTGCGTATTGATGGGGGTGCGTTCGGGCGATGCATTGGCGCGCGCCTGTGATCTGGGCGTGGCCATGCAATTAACCAATATCGCCCGCGATGTGGGCGAAGATGCCCGCGCAGGGCGCGTTTATTTGCCCCTAGATTGGCTTGAGGAAGAAGGTGTTAACCTTGATCGCTTTCTCGCAGATCCGCGTATTTCCCCTGCCCTTCGGCGGATCAATCGCAGGCTCTTGGCTGAGGCGCGCAGGCTTTATGAACGCTCCGAGGCGGGTGTGTCGCAATTACCCTTGATCAGCCGTGCGGGGATTTTAGCGGCGCGACACTGCTATGATGCAATTGGCGGTGCTGTGGCGCGGCGCGGGTATGATGGCGTCACGCAACGCGCTTTCACAACGGCGCGACAAAAATTTGGGTTGCTCAGCTATTCTGCAATTCAGGCCACGATCATCACTTTGGCGCCGCGCAGCCCGATGCTTTATGCCCCCCCTTTGGAAGAAACCCGCTTTTTGGTTGATGCCGCCGCCAAGCGGCAACCAGATCGCGCAGGATGGAGTGATCAGGTCATATCTGTTCTGGCGCAATTAGAGGCGCAAGATCGCGGGCGCATACTGGAACCGAACCCATAA